Proteins encoded in a region of the Macaca mulatta isolate MMU2019108-1 chromosome X, T2T-MMU8v2.0, whole genome shotgun sequence genome:
- the LOC702090 gene encoding melanoma-associated antigen 11, producing the protein METQIRREGLGCSPASIKRKKKKEDSGHLGLQVSTMFSEDDFQSTEGAPSGLQIQWSQDLPRVQVFREQANQEDRSPRRTQRITRGEVLWGPITQIFPTVWPADLTGVIMPLEQRSQHCKPEEGLQAQEDNPGLVGGAQALQAEEQEAASFSSTLNVGTLEEVPATESPSPPQSPQGESSSPTAMDSIFGSLSDEGSSSQEEEGPSTSPDLIDPESFSQDILHDKIIDLVHLLLRKYRVKGLITKAEMLGSVIKNYEDYFPEIFREASECMQLLFGIDVKEVDPTSHSYVLVTSLSLSYDGIQGDEQSMPKSGLLIIVLGVIFMEGNCVPEEVMWEVLSIMGVYAGREHFLFGEPKKLLTHDWVQEKYLVYRQVPGTDPACYEFLWGPRAHAETSKMKVLEYIANANGRDPSSYPSLYEDALREEEEGV; encoded by the exons ATGGAGACTCAGATCCGCAGAGAGGGTCTCGGGTGCAGCCCTGCCAGCatcaagaggaagaagaagaaggaggactCAGGACACCTTGGACTCCAG GTGAGCACTATGTTCTCAGAGGACGACTTCCAGTCAACAGAAGGAGCCCCATCTGGTCTGCAAATACAGTGGTCCCAGGATCTGCCAAGAGTCCAG gTTTTTAGAGAACAGGCCAACCAAGAGGACAGGAGCCCCAGGAGGACCCAGAGGATCACCAGAGGAGAAGT gctGTGGGGCCCCATCACCCAGATCTTTCCCACAGTTTGGCCTGCTGACCTAACCGGAGTCATCATGCCTCTTGAGCAAAGGAGTCAGCACTGCAAGCCTGAGGAAGGCCTTCAGGCCCAAGAAGACAACCCGGGCTTGGTGGGTGGCGCACAGGCTCTCCAAGCTGAGGAGCAGgaggctgcctccttctcctctACTCTGAATGTGGGCACTCTAGAGGAGGTGCCTGCTACTGAGTCACCAAGTCCTCCCCAGAGTCCTCAGGGGGAGTCCTCCTCTCCCACTGCCATGGACTCCATCTTTGGGAGCCTATCTGATGAGGGCTCCAGCAGCCAAGAAGAGGAGGGGCCAAGTACTTCGCCCGACCTGATAGACCCTGAGTCCTTTTCCCAAGATATACTACATGACAAGATAATTGATTTGGTTCATTTATTGCTCCGCAAGTATCGAGTCAAGGGGCTGATCACAAAGGCAGAAATGCTGGGGAGTGTCATCAAAAATTATGAGGACTACTTTCCTGAGATATTTAGGGAAGCCTCTGAATGCATGCAACTGCTCTTTGGCATTGACGTGAAGGAAGTGGACCCCACTAGCCACTCCTATGTCCTTgtcacctccctcagcctctcttaTGATGGCATACAGGGTGATGAGCAGAGCATGCCCAAGTCTGGCCTCCTGATAATAGTCCTGGGTGTGATCTTCATGGAGGGGAACTGTGTCCCTGAAGAGGTTATGTGGGAAGTCCTGAGCATTATGGGGGTGTATGCTGGAAGGGAGCACTTCCTCTTTGGGGAGCCCAAGAAGCTCCTCACCCATGATTGGGTGCAGGAAAAGTACCTGGTGTACCGGCAGGTGCCCGGCACTGATCCTGCATGTTATGAGTTCCTGTGGGGTCCAAGGGCCCACGCTGAGACCAGCAAGATGAAAGTTCTTGAGTACATAGCCAATGCCAATGGGAGGGATCCCAGTTCTTACCCATCCCTGTATGAAGATGCtttgagagaggaggaagagggagtcTGA